The Engystomops pustulosus chromosome 4, aEngPut4.maternal, whole genome shotgun sequence genome contains a region encoding:
- the LOC140128512 gene encoding zinc metalloproteinase-disintegrin-like VLAIP-A, producing the protein MRNLISENYTETHYLQDGSPVTTSPDIKDHCLYQGYVKDDKGSQVSLSACNGLSGLITTQENEFLIQPLKMSETGAHAVYQYQAQEAPKTCGVEDTIIDSQIIPRIGALSGSTEKQEYRQSGKYIDLYIVADYSMYYRFYGQTDEIRERIFNIVNFVNQVYKPLNLFVSLTGLEIWSNGNPIEVNSSPQANLNRFSEWREKDLLRRKPHDNAQLLTNIDLYGSTVGLAWIGTLCSNTHSAGIVQDHSPEYIPVGATLAHELGHNLGMRHDDHCGCEASSCIMAAYLSHDTPRTFSSCSHWEYQNFVYYRMPQCLKDLPWNEEMRSSSVCGNKLRETGEDCDCGSVEECTDKCCDAATCKLKEGAQCSGGKCCSNCRVKPAGSVCRSAKGECDLSEMCDGRSATCPSNSFRMDGSPCRNGKGYCYKGKCPIRKS; encoded by the exons ATGAG AAACTTAATATCTGAGAATTACACAGAGACCCATTACCTTCAAGATGGCTCCCCGGTTACCACCAGTCCTGACATCAAG GATCACTGCCTGTATCAGGGATATGTGAAGGATGACAAGGGGTCACAGGTCAGCCTGAGCGCGTGCAATGGATTAAG tGGCTTAATAACGACACAAGAAAATGAATTCTTGATTCAGCCGCTGAAGATGTCAGAGACCGGAGCACATGCTGTTTACCAGTATCAAGCCCAGGAGGCCCCAAAAACCTGTGGTGTGGAAGACACAATCATCGATAGTCAAATAATACCAAGGATCGGAGCGTTGAGTGGAAGTACAGAG AAACAAGAATACCGGCAGTCAGGAAAATATATTGATCTCTATATTGTGGCGGATTATTCCATG TACTATAGGTTTTATGGTCAAACTGATGAAATCAGGGAAAGGATATTCAACATAGTGAATTTTGTCAATCAG GTGTATAAGCCCTTAAATCTTTTTGTGTCTCTAACTGGACTGGAAATATGGAGCAATGGAAACCCGATTGAGGTGAACTCCTCCCCCCAAGCCAATCTGAATCGCTTTTCTGAATGGAGGGAGAAAGATTTGCTAAGGCGGAAACCTCATGACAACGCTCAGTTATTGAC GAACATTGATTTGTATGGCAGTACTGTGGGACTGGCATGGATCGGCACACTATGTAGTAATACCCACTCTGCAGGAATTGTACAG GATCACAGCCCAGAATATATTCCTGTTGGGGCAACTCTCGCTCATGAACTGGGACACAATTTGGGGATGAGGCATGATGATCACTGCGGGTGCGAGGCCTCATCTTGTATCATGGCTGCATATTTGAG TCATGACACCCCAAGAACCTTCAGCTCCTGCAGTCATTGGGAATATCAGAACTTCGTCTATTATCGTATGCCTCAATGTTTAAAGGACCTTCCATGGAATGAGGAAATGAGGTCTTCATCTGTATGTGGGAATAAATTGAGAGAAACAGGAGAGGACTGTGACTGCGGCAGTGtggag GAATGTACTGACAAGTGCTGTGATGCTGCCACCTgtaaactgaaagaaggcgcccAGTGCTCAGGGGGTAAATGTTGCTCAAACTGCCGG GTGAAGCCAGCGGGTTCTGTGTGTAGATCTGCTAAGGGCGAATGTGATTTGTCGGAAATGTGTGACGGGCGATCGGCCACGTGTCCCTCTAATAGCTTCCGGATGGATGGATCTCCATGCAGGAACGGGAAGGGTTACTGCTATAAGGGAAAATGTCCAATCCGTAAGAGCTAA